Proteins from a single region of Clupea harengus chromosome 5, Ch_v2.0.2, whole genome shotgun sequence:
- the dyrk3 gene encoding dual specificity tyrosine-phosphorylation-regulated kinase 3: MMILSRKPDGPITAARHGDGLYDSYMRTDHIVNENTADLNGHSPAGLPPLPKHSTVNKPMMKDHHGVRTAQMKVKYLYEDAYNRKLNAVGQQNGTTGGLGIGGVAVGNGVPMAVKSQPSLAKERSVDSNGSAKSSDTPGAVKTAAKPAGTLNPDQALKQYRQQLTALELQEIHSYPDVYFLGPNAKKIQGVAGGSNNNGYDDDQGGYIHVPHDHLAYRYEFLKVIGKGSFGQVAKVYDHKLHQHLALKMVRNEKRFHRQAAEEIRILEHLRKQDKTGSLNVVHMVEHFTFRNHICMTFELLSMNLYELIKRNKFQGFSLPLVRKFAHSILQCLEALHRNKIIHCDLKPENILLKQQGRSGIKVIDFGSSCFDHQRVYTYIQSRFYRAPEVILGSRYGMPIDMWSFGCILAELLTGYPLFPGEDEGDQLACMMEILGMPPQKLLEQSKRAKNFINSKGHPRYCTASTLANGAVVLNGTRSRRGKMRGPPGSKEWVTVLKGSDDPTFIDFLKKCLDWDPATRMTPVQAMRHPWLYKRLPKPLPGGEKSLVPKRVTEHSTSFPSIISKVPPTIAPAAGKLRTNMMGDSGGSIPLRTVLPKLVS, encoded by the exons CGAGACATGGGGACGGCCTCTATGACTCCTACATGCGCACGGACCACATAGTGAACGAGAACACCGCCGACCTCAACGGACACAGTCCCGCCGGACTCCCCCCGCTCCCCAAACACTCC ACTGTGAATAAGCCCATGATGAAGGACCACCATGGAGTTCGCACCGCCCAGATGAAGGTGAAGTATCTCTATGAGGACGCCTACAACCGCAAGCTGAACGCCGTGGGCCAGCAGAACGGCACCACCGGCGGCCTTGGCATTGGTGGCGTTGCCGTGGGCAACGGCGTGCCGATGGCCGTGAAGAGCCAGCCCTCGCTCGCCAAGGAGCGCAGCGTGGACAGCAACGGCTCAGCCAAGTCCAGCGACACCCCCGGTGCCGTGAAGACCGCGGCCAAGCCCGCCGGCACGCTGAACCCGGACCAGGCGCTGAAGCAGTACCGGCAGCAGCTCACGGCCCTGGAGCTGCAGGAGATCCACAGCTACCCCGACGTCTACTTCCTGGGGCCCAACGCCAAGAAGATCCAGGGCGTGGCGGGCGGCTCCAACAACAACGGCTACGACGACGACCAGGGCGGCTACATCCACGTGCCTCACGACCACCTGGCCTACCGCTACGAGTTCCTCAAGGTCATCGGCAAGGGCAGCTTCGGCCAGGTGGCCAAGGTGTACGACCACAAGCTGCACCAGCACCTGGCGCTGAAGATGGTGCGCAACGAGAAGCGCTTCCACCGGCAGGCGGCGGAGGAGATCCGCATCCTGGAGCACCTGCGCAAGCAGGACAAGACGGGCAGCCTGAACGTAGTGCACATGGTGGAGCACTTCACCTTCCGCAACCACATCTgcatgacctttgaactcctCAGCATGAACCTGTACGAGCTCATCAAGCGGAACAAGTTCCAGGGCTTCAGCCTGCCGCTGGTGCGCAAGTTCGCCCACTCCATCCTGCAGTGCCTGGAGGCGCTACACCGCAACAAGATCATCCACTGCGACCTCAAGCCCGAGAACATCCTGCTCAAGCAGCAGGGCCGCAGCGGCATCAAGGTCATCGACTTCGGCTCCAGCTGCTTCGACCACCAGCGCGTCTACACCTACATCCAGTCGCGCTTCTACCGCGCGCCCGAGGTCATCCTGGGCTCCCGCTACGGCATGCCCATCGACATGTGGAGCTTCGGCTGCATCCTGGCCGAGCTGCTGACGGGCTACCCGCTCTTCCCGGGCGAGGACGAGGGCGACCAGCTGGCCTGCATGATGGAGATCCTGGGCATGCCGCCGCAGAAGCTCCTGGAACAGTCCAAGCGCGCCAAGAACTTCATCAACTCCAAGGGCCACCCACGCTACTGCACGGCCAGCACGCTGGCCAACGGCGCCGTGGTGCTCAACGGCACCCGCTCGCGCCGCGGCAAGATGCGCGGCCCGCCCGGCAGCAAGGAGTGGGTGACGGTGCTGAAGGGCTCCGACGACCCCACCTTCATCGACTTCCTGAAGAAGTGTCTGGACTGGGACCCGGCCACGCGCATGACGCCCGTCCAGGCCATGCGCCACCCTTGGCTCTACAAGAGGTTGCCCAAGCCCTTGCCCGGCGGCGAGAAGTCGCTGGTGCCCAAGCGGGTGACGGAGCACAGCACCTCCTTCCCCAGCATCATCTCCAAGGTGCCCCCGACGATCGCGCCCGCCGCCGGCAAACTGCGGACCAACATGATGGGCGACTCGGGCGGGAGTATACCTCTACGCACTGTGCTCCCCAAACTCGTCTCGTAG